The proteins below are encoded in one region of Gemmatimonas sp.:
- a CDS encoding DUF4386 family protein: MPASGHQAGGFLHAAGEMPRRRYLAAGLVLLVQGVCIFAPMAVLGGAIQWPESLDFPPSQMLPLLRDQVSAVRLGYGLYLGYSLLFLATGVVTVRLAARPGPLGSLALVAIGAAVASSLARAIGILRWLTGSLALADAYAHPGLSAEARAAIETTQAAINAWGGAIGEALGVALFAAIWAISASLLILRDRQLPPWAGVAGLLSGGLVAMPGLELLGIAPPVSIVLSTTGVQLWFMALGLLFLRRAARRPAAHVRIVP; encoded by the coding sequence GTGCCCGCGTCCGGACACCAAGCGGGCGGTTTCCTGCATGCCGCCGGCGAGATGCCGCGACGCCGGTATCTGGCAGCCGGTCTGGTCCTGCTGGTGCAGGGGGTCTGCATCTTCGCGCCCATGGCCGTGCTTGGCGGCGCAATCCAGTGGCCGGAGAGCCTCGATTTTCCTCCGTCCCAGATGCTGCCGCTGCTGCGGGACCAGGTGAGTGCGGTACGCCTGGGATACGGCCTGTATCTCGGCTACTCCCTGCTCTTTCTGGCCACCGGCGTCGTGACCGTTCGGCTGGCGGCCCGTCCGGGCCCGCTCGGCTCGCTGGCGCTGGTGGCCATCGGGGCGGCCGTCGCGTCGTCGCTCGCGCGGGCGATTGGCATTCTGCGGTGGCTCACGGGCAGTCTGGCGCTGGCTGACGCCTATGCTCATCCTGGCCTGTCGGCAGAGGCCCGCGCGGCAATCGAAACCACGCAGGCGGCCATTAACGCTTGGGGCGGAGCCATCGGGGAAGCGCTTGGCGTGGCGCTCTTTGCCGCCATCTGGGCCATCAGCGCCAGCCTGCTGATCCTGCGCGACCGGCAGTTGCCCCCTTGGGCTGGCGTGGCGGGGCTCCTGTCCGGCGGACTCGTGGCAATGCCCGGCCTCGAACTGCTGGGCATTGCGCCACCGGTCTCGATCGTGCTGTCCACCACCGGAGTTCAGCTCTGGTTCATGGCCCTGGGGCTCCTGTTCCTCAGGCGCGCCGCGCGCCGCCCTGCGGCGCACGTGAGGATTGTGCCTTAG
- a CDS encoding S8 family serine peptidase translates to MKHLQVPLAILGVGLLAACTEGPTQAALSIPTIPPTPYIVVLRDTASDVATATTAVVAAAIASDPSGSSRSAAARTLPALDDENLFPSLHAAVVTVTEDQAARMRANPDVAAVEAVLPTTLYAATLQSTPSWALDRLNQASLPLDGRTTRFGGDGQGVRIAIFDSGIRWTHAELSGRVVGGFDAFANAPKQSGDAHGHGTLVASLAAGRTYGVAPSATVLDVRVMNASGSGSSLELVRGADWVIAEKRRVAGPMVANLSLGVAGGSTVIDALVDRLRAAGIVVVVAAGNSSTDACTVSPARAPGALTVGASANGTTDTRAAFSNGGSCVDLSAPGTTIPGAGMSSDAALVTASGTSMSSPLVSGAAATYLGVARTATPDAVAAWLLGESVVGRLTGLLPNTPNRLLSVQRLPGVSAPTPAPTPTPKPTPTPTPTPTPTTASFTLTSSCVARVCTIDASIPTNTSTANANTVVYTWTIGGVSSTSGTNLRRVVLTFGSPGVVTVTVTARLGSTTLGTASSVLTVK, encoded by the coding sequence GTGAAGCACCTGCAGGTACCATTGGCCATTCTGGGGGTTGGGCTCCTTGCCGCATGCACGGAAGGCCCCACGCAAGCGGCATTGTCGATTCCGACCATTCCGCCAACACCCTACATCGTCGTGCTGCGTGATACCGCGTCCGACGTCGCCACCGCCACCACGGCGGTCGTTGCGGCGGCCATCGCCTCGGACCCGAGCGGGTCTTCCCGCTCGGCCGCGGCACGCACCTTGCCAGCACTGGACGACGAGAACCTCTTTCCGTCACTGCACGCCGCCGTCGTGACCGTTACGGAAGACCAGGCCGCCCGCATGCGGGCCAACCCCGACGTGGCGGCCGTGGAGGCGGTACTCCCCACCACCCTGTATGCCGCCACGTTGCAGTCCACCCCGTCGTGGGCTCTCGATCGCCTCAACCAGGCATCGCTGCCGCTCGATGGCCGGACGACCCGCTTCGGCGGCGACGGACAGGGGGTACGCATTGCGATCTTCGACAGCGGCATTCGATGGACGCACGCGGAGCTGTCCGGACGCGTCGTGGGAGGCTTCGATGCCTTTGCCAACGCGCCCAAGCAAAGCGGTGACGCCCATGGGCACGGGACGCTCGTCGCGTCGCTGGCGGCGGGACGTACGTACGGCGTCGCCCCCAGTGCCACGGTACTCGACGTTCGTGTGATGAACGCCTCGGGATCCGGCAGCTCGCTGGAGCTGGTGCGCGGGGCGGACTGGGTGATCGCCGAGAAGCGGCGAGTTGCGGGCCCCATGGTGGCCAACCTGAGCCTCGGCGTGGCCGGTGGCAGCACCGTGATCGATGCACTCGTCGACCGCCTGCGTGCGGCGGGGATCGTGGTGGTGGTGGCGGCCGGGAACTCCAGTACCGATGCGTGCACCGTCTCGCCTGCGCGGGCACCCGGCGCCCTGACCGTCGGTGCGTCGGCCAATGGTACCACGGATACCCGCGCCGCGTTTTCGAACGGGGGATCGTGCGTGGACTTGAGCGCCCCGGGGACGACGATTCCCGGCGCGGGCATGTCGAGCGACGCCGCTCTGGTCACGGCATCTGGAACGTCGATGTCATCGCCGCTGGTGTCCGGTGCCGCCGCCACGTATCTGGGCGTGGCCAGGACCGCCACGCCAGATGCTGTGGCGGCCTGGTTGCTAGGCGAAAGTGTTGTGGGACGCCTGACGGGACTGCTGCCCAACACGCCCAACCGGTTGCTCTCCGTGCAGCGGCTGCCCGGGGTGAGCGCCCCGACGCCGGCGCCGACGCCGACGCCCAAGCCCACACCAACGCCGACGCCGACACCCACCCCGACCACGGCGAGCTTCACGCTGACGTCGTCGTGTGTGGCGCGGGTATGCACCATCGACGCGAGTATCCCCACCAACACGTCGACCGCCAATGCCAACACGGTCGTGTACACGTGGACCATCGGTGGGGTCAGTTCCACGTCTGGCACGAACCTGCGGCGCGTGGTGCTCACGTTTGGCTCCCCGGGCGTCGTCACCGTCACCGTGACAGCGCGTCTGGGTTCCACAACGCTCGGTACGGCCTCGAGCGTCCTTACTGTCAAGTAG
- a CDS encoding SusC/RagA family TonB-linked outer membrane protein, with amino-acid sequence MLARRWLWSVVAGRAPALPRVAALVALAGVLLATSAVHALQAQGATGTVRGTVTDSSTGRPVAGVQMTVAGGAARASTAENGSYQLTGVPAGRVTVRAQRLGYAAFQRTVDLTAGGTVTVDIRLRPVAAVLSTIVATGYGSSRRATVSNAIASVDSSAFDAIPVVSVDNALQGRVPGVQVMQNSGEPGGGVSVRIRGPASLNAGSQPLYVIDGVPMLQGTFEQITGTSGQRMTPISGINPDDIASIDVLKDAAAAAIYGSRGSNGVIVITTKRGAGGNRFRFNMSAYTASQEVERTVDLLNATDYVAVMNEARTNQGLAPRFAPGTDSINTDWQAAVFRQAPMSEVNMSVSGGTDRLRMFLSGSDTRQTGIVIGSDYQRQAVRLNTDAQATSKLTITSNIGLTRESNDRVPGDQNIDGVVTNALAMQPFSPVRGNSFGFAGIANGLIYSNPVATATYSSLNVSTLRALGNLEARYALTNKINISARLGTDLYALDELRWRSPKVDRAVSTSVGGEGADGRTRAFRLLAETFGNWDVIDSDNQTLRVTAGASQERNNTNFNYVAGTGFPTGFERYVRNAAQVSVFDGGETENTLVSYFTRANWTWRERYVVTASLRRDGSSRFGDNSRYGNFAALSGAWTVSDESWASALSRLMTLKLRASRGATGNQQIADFGSRTLAAANPYAGIAGLAPSQLGNPNLRWERTTETDIGADLGFFNGRVNLVVDWYNRATADLLVNRPVAATSGYSTVADNVGSLRNRGVDMQLQTINIRRPGTGGFEWTSDLNITWNRNLITALSDGQPVNSTTSGRLTSVAMVGKPIGTFFIYDFLRVDPATGNAIYRRGDGGETLTPVTADLSTNLGSAQPDYFGGLTNSVRWKGLDFRAFLQFTQGNEILNMNRLFADDGGNSSDNKFANVRNRWQKPGDITNQPRMGSTGGARFMSDRFIEDGSFVRLQEVTLGWRLPASIAKQVRADNARLYVSGRNLVTWTNYTGYNPDVNSAGTNANLSLGVDFYAYPLARTWTVGINAGW; translated from the coding sequence ATGCTCGCTCGTCGATGGTTGTGGTCAGTCGTGGCGGGGAGGGCGCCCGCACTGCCGCGGGTAGCCGCTCTCGTCGCGCTGGCCGGAGTCCTGCTGGCCACGTCGGCCGTCCACGCCCTGCAGGCACAGGGGGCCACCGGCACCGTACGCGGCACCGTCACCGACTCCTCCACCGGCCGCCCCGTGGCGGGGGTGCAGATGACCGTCGCCGGCGGTGCCGCGCGCGCGTCCACCGCGGAAAACGGCAGCTACCAGCTGACCGGCGTCCCCGCCGGTCGTGTGACCGTGCGTGCGCAGCGTCTGGGCTATGCCGCCTTCCAGCGCACCGTCGACCTGACGGCCGGCGGCACCGTGACGGTGGACATCCGCCTGCGCCCCGTGGCCGCCGTGCTCAGCACCATCGTGGCCACCGGCTACGGCAGCAGCCGCCGCGCCACCGTGAGCAACGCCATTGCCAGTGTGGACAGCAGCGCCTTCGACGCCATTCCCGTGGTGAGCGTGGACAACGCGCTGCAGGGGCGCGTCCCCGGCGTGCAGGTCATGCAGAACAGCGGTGAGCCTGGCGGCGGCGTGTCGGTGCGCATCCGCGGCCCGGCCTCGCTCAACGCCGGCAGCCAGCCGCTCTACGTGATCGACGGCGTCCCCATGCTGCAGGGCACGTTCGAGCAGATCACCGGCACCAGCGGCCAGCGCATGACCCCCATCTCGGGCATCAACCCCGACGACATCGCCTCCATTGACGTGCTCAAGGACGCCGCCGCCGCCGCCATTTACGGGTCGCGCGGCTCCAACGGCGTCATCGTCATTACCACCAAGCGTGGCGCCGGCGGCAACCGCTTCCGCTTCAACATGAGCGCCTACACCGCCTCGCAGGAGGTGGAACGCACCGTCGACCTGCTCAATGCCACCGACTACGTGGCGGTGATGAATGAGGCGCGCACCAACCAGGGGCTCGCCCCGCGCTTCGCCCCGGGCACCGACAGCATCAACACCGACTGGCAGGCCGCTGTCTTCCGTCAGGCGCCCATGAGCGAAGTCAACATGAGCGTGAGCGGCGGCACCGACCGCCTCCGCATGTTCCTCAGCGGCAGCGACACGCGCCAGACGGGTATCGTCATCGGCTCCGACTACCAGCGGCAGGCGGTGCGCCTCAACACCGACGCGCAGGCCACCAGCAAGCTCACCATCACCTCCAACATCGGCCTCACCCGCGAGTCCAACGATCGCGTGCCGGGCGACCAGAACATCGACGGCGTCGTCACCAACGCGCTGGCCATGCAGCCCTTCTCGCCGGTGCGCGGCAACTCCTTTGGCTTCGCCGGCATCGCCAATGGCCTCATCTACTCCAACCCGGTGGCCACCGCCACCTACAGCTCGCTCAACGTGAGCACGCTGCGCGCGCTGGGGAACCTCGAGGCCCGCTACGCGCTCACCAACAAGATCAACATCTCCGCGCGCCTCGGCACCGACCTCTACGCGCTCGACGAGCTGCGCTGGCGCTCCCCCAAGGTGGATCGCGCCGTGAGCACCAGCGTGGGCGGTGAAGGCGCTGACGGCCGCACGCGAGCCTTCCGCCTGCTGGCCGAAACCTTCGGCAACTGGGACGTCATCGACTCCGACAACCAGACGCTGCGCGTGACGGCCGGCGCCAGCCAGGAGCGCAACAACACGAACTTCAACTACGTGGCCGGCACGGGCTTCCCCACCGGCTTCGAGCGCTACGTGCGTAACGCCGCGCAGGTGTCGGTGTTCGACGGCGGCGAGACCGAGAACACGCTGGTGTCGTACTTCACCCGCGCCAACTGGACGTGGCGTGAGCGCTACGTGGTGACCGCCAGCTTGCGGCGCGACGGTTCGTCACGCTTCGGCGACAACAGCCGCTACGGCAACTTCGCGGCGCTCTCCGGCGCGTGGACCGTGAGCGACGAAAGCTGGGCCAGCGCGCTCTCCCGTCTCATGACGCTCAAGCTGCGCGCCAGCCGCGGCGCCACCGGCAACCAGCAGATTGCCGACTTCGGCAGCCGCACCCTCGCCGCCGCCAACCCGTACGCCGGCATTGCGGGGCTCGCGCCTTCGCAGCTGGGCAACCCCAACCTGCGCTGGGAGCGCACCACCGAAACCGACATCGGCGCCGACCTGGGCTTCTTCAACGGACGCGTCAACCTGGTGGTGGACTGGTACAACCGCGCCACTGCCGACCTGCTGGTGAACCGCCCAGTGGCCGCCACCAGCGGCTACAGCACTGTGGCCGACAACGTGGGATCGCTGCGCAACCGCGGTGTGGACATGCAGCTGCAGACGATCAACATCCGCCGGCCCGGCACCGGGGGCTTCGAGTGGACCAGTGACCTCAACATCACCTGGAACCGCAATCTCATCACCGCGCTCTCCGACGGACAGCCGGTGAACTCCACCACCTCGGGACGCCTCACAAGCGTGGCCATGGTGGGCAAGCCCATCGGCACGTTCTTCATCTACGACTTCCTGCGCGTGGATCCGGCCACCGGCAACGCCATCTATCGCCGCGGCGACGGTGGGGAAACGCTGACGCCGGTCACCGCCGACCTCTCCACCAATCTGGGCAGCGCGCAGCCCGACTACTTCGGCGGTCTCACCAACTCGGTGCGCTGGAAGGGACTCGACTTCCGCGCCTTCCTGCAGTTCACGCAGGGGAATGAGATCCTCAACATGAACCGGCTCTTCGCCGATGACGGCGGCAACTCGTCGGACAACAAGTTCGCCAACGTGCGCAACCGCTGGCAGAAGCCGGGTGACATCACCAACCAGCCACGCATGGGCAGCACCGGCGGCGCCCGCTTCATGTCCGACCGCTTCATCGAGGACGGCTCCTTCGTGCGCCTGCAGGAAGTCACCCTCGGGTGGCGTCTCCCGGCGTCGATCGCCAAGCAGGTGCGCGCCGACAACGCCCGTCTCTACGTGAGCGGTCGCAACCTCGTCACGTGGACCAACTACACGGGCTACAACCCCGACGTCAACTCGGCCGGCACCAACGCGAATCTCTCGCTCGGCGTCGACTTCTACGCGTACCCCCTGGCCCGCACCTGGACCGTGGGCATCAACGCCGGATGGTGA
- a CDS encoding RagB/SusD family nutrient uptake outer membrane protein — MTSLKTRTRSLARLAALAAVVATTACDGILQTEPVTSLPQDLMIQDAATATASLNGVYDALQSGSYYGLTAKLVGDLAADNTVWSGTFQFLGEMQTNRMQADNQEVTAFWTAIYSSVNRANLIIDKVPTVSAIPEPTRSDVMGQAYFIRALGFHNLVKYWGPVPIPTKVTTGPDESKSYVRTPVNDVYTQVLKDLDSAQTLTRNTTNTRFATPTAARALRARVLFYRAGLPGNANSQADYQAALDVANQVLAGRDTLVVPYADLFSALGSNTTEDIFRVAFNATESNGLSNYYLSVGRAEVAPSAGLDAAYPAGDIRRTVTVRPSGVAARPLNGTKWSARPGTEHVHVIRLAEVVLIKAEALARLNRLPEAVAQYNKVRVRAGLAPHTFGTQVTTQAEVISQIELERRLELALEGDRWPDLVRLGRVIQVKGIQDRAGQALFPLPIRDLRVSPLLTQNPGY; from the coding sequence ATGACTTCCCTCAAGACTCGCACCCGATCGCTCGCGCGCCTGGCCGCACTGGCCGCCGTGGTCGCCACCACTGCCTGCGACGGCATTCTGCAGACGGAGCCGGTCACCTCGCTCCCGCAGGACCTCATGATTCAGGACGCCGCCACGGCCACCGCGTCCCTCAACGGCGTCTACGACGCCCTGCAGAGCGGCAGCTACTACGGACTCACGGCGAAGCTCGTGGGCGATCTCGCCGCCGACAACACCGTCTGGTCGGGCACCTTCCAGTTCCTCGGGGAGATGCAGACCAACCGCATGCAGGCCGACAACCAGGAAGTCACCGCCTTCTGGACGGCGATCTACTCCAGCGTGAATCGCGCCAACCTGATCATCGACAAGGTGCCCACGGTGAGCGCCATCCCGGAGCCCACCCGCTCCGATGTCATGGGACAGGCGTACTTCATTCGCGCCCTCGGCTTCCACAACCTGGTCAAGTACTGGGGCCCCGTGCCCATCCCCACCAAGGTCACCACCGGGCCCGACGAGTCCAAGAGCTATGTGCGCACGCCGGTCAACGACGTGTACACGCAGGTGCTCAAAGATCTCGACAGCGCCCAGACGCTCACGCGCAACACCACCAACACGCGCTTCGCCACCCCCACGGCGGCGCGGGCACTGCGGGCCCGCGTGCTCTTCTACCGCGCGGGGCTCCCGGGGAACGCCAACAGCCAGGCCGACTATCAGGCGGCGCTGGATGTGGCCAACCAGGTGCTGGCGGGGCGTGACACGCTGGTGGTGCCCTACGCCGACCTCTTCTCGGCGCTGGGCAGCAACACCACCGAGGACATCTTCCGCGTGGCCTTCAACGCCACCGAAAGCAATGGCCTCAGCAACTACTACCTCTCGGTGGGGCGCGCCGAAGTGGCGCCCAGCGCCGGACTCGACGCGGCGTACCCCGCCGGCGACATCCGCCGCACCGTGACCGTGCGCCCCAGCGGCGTGGCGGCACGTCCGCTCAACGGCACCAAGTGGTCGGCGCGTCCGGGCACGGAGCACGTGCACGTGATTCGTCTGGCCGAGGTGGTGCTCATCAAGGCCGAAGCACTGGCGCGGCTCAATCGCTTGCCCGAGGCGGTGGCGCAGTACAACAAGGTGCGCGTGCGCGCGGGGCTGGCGCCGCACACCTTCGGCACTCAGGTCACCACGCAGGCGGAGGTCATCAGCCAGATCGAACTCGAGCGTCGTCTCGAGCTCGCGCTCGAAGGCGATCGCTGGCCCGATCTCGTCCGGCTGGGGCGCGTGATTCAGGTGAAGGGGATTCAGGACCGTGCGGGTCAGGCGCTCTTCCCCCTGCCCATTCGCGACCTGCGCGTCTCCCCGCTGCTGACGCAGAACCCGGGGTACTGA
- a CDS encoding DDE-type integrase/transposase/recombinase — MGWEYTHVAIDDHSRLADDEVLADETAETTAGVLRCAVAWYAAQGIAVEPLPTDDGSADRSHHFAHVALELGISHRFTQAYRPQTNGKAERFIRTLLTECAYATAYGRAARRTAALPTDLTCYDFYRRHSARNDALPASRLPIAV; from the coding sequence ATGGGCTGGGAGTACACGCACGTGGCCATCGACGATCACTCGCGGTTGGCCGATGACGAAGTCCTCGCCGATGAAACGGCGGAGACCACGGCCGGCGTTCTGCGGTGCGCGGTGGCGTGGTACGCCGCGCAGGGCATCGCGGTGGAACCCCTGCCGACGGATGACGGCAGTGCCGATCGCTCGCACCACTTTGCCCACGTGGCCCTCGAGCTCGGGATCAGCCACCGCTTTACCCAAGCCTATCGGCCGCAGACCAACGGCAAGGCGGAGCGCTTCATTCGCACGCTGCTCACCGAATGCGCCTACGCCACCGCCTACGGTCGCGCGGCCAGACGCACGGCCGCCTTACCGACCGACCTGACCTGCTACGACTTTTACCGACGGCATAGCGCCCGCAACGACGCCCTACCGGCCTCACGCCTGCCCATCGCTGTGTGA
- a CDS encoding CBS domain-containing protein yields MRVRDIMTTKVFTIQAGKHLRAVEAIMKWAHGRHVPVVDDHGRLVGVVSHRDLMRAAVSTLQVRISEVERMQHNATIEVRQIMQAPTATIRPDERVQRAAHLMRSLRIGCLPVREDQHRVGIVTEADLLHIVAELPDAALAPRPALG; encoded by the coding sequence GTGCGCGTCAGAGACATCATGACCACCAAGGTGTTCACCATCCAAGCGGGCAAGCACCTGCGCGCTGTCGAAGCGATCATGAAGTGGGCACATGGGCGGCATGTCCCGGTGGTGGATGACCATGGGCGGCTGGTCGGCGTTGTCAGCCATCGGGATCTCATGCGCGCCGCCGTTTCAACCCTGCAGGTCCGGATCAGCGAGGTCGAGCGCATGCAGCACAACGCCACCATCGAAGTGCGCCAGATCATGCAGGCGCCCACGGCCACGATCAGGCCGGACGAACGGGTGCAGCGCGCGGCTCACCTCATGCGGTCCCTGAGAATCGGGTGCCTCCCGGTGCGCGAGGACCAGCACCGCGTGGGCATCGTGACGGAGGCGGACCTGCTGCATATCGTCGCGGAGTTGCCGGACGCCGCGCTGGCCCCACGGCCCGCGCTCGGGTAG
- a CDS encoding GyrI-like domain-containing protein → MGGDHGPGGGSPAGPPFVAYHNMDWQDLDLEIGMPFATALRGAGDVQATTLPAGPAAVCADTGPYDHIGAAHDALQQWLVAQSRQPVGPAYEFYLNDPVTTAPAALRTNVLRMVR, encoded by the coding sequence GTGGGGGGCGATCATGGCCCAGGCGGCGGCAGCCCGGCCGGGCCGCCGTTTGTGGCGTACCACAACATGGACTGGCAGGATCTGGACCTGGAGATCGGCATGCCCTTCGCCACGGCGCTGCGCGGCGCCGGCGACGTGCAGGCCACGACGCTGCCGGCCGGTCCGGCCGCGGTGTGCGCCGACACGGGGCCCTACGACCACATCGGGGCCGCGCACGACGCCTTGCAGCAGTGGCTGGTGGCCCAGAGCCGGCAGCCGGTGGGCCCGGCATACGAGTTCTACCTGAACGATCCCGTTACCACGGCCCCGGCGGCGTTGCGCACCAACGTGCTGCGGATGGTGCGATAG
- a CDS encoding sterol desaturase family protein, with amino-acid sequence MHPDQQLVQLLAVVAIFLTFGIGEVLIGKFFAPEAGREDNRLDVAVGIMFPIVSGSVFAAGRALCAWLFPDLRDAWADWPLWAMILTLLVADDFTQYWWHRLSHTSVLWPLHRAHHSASYMSVRVVYRNNLFYYAMMPGLWLGGALLYLGFGWTFVWYSVVKLCVIIGAHSAVRWDQWLYRYRVLHPLAWVLERTISTPATHYAHHALTQDDGIGLYQGNYGNLLFLWDILLGTSRITRQYPPAYGLKDDRRHGQERWYHQLFYPLLRSKRAETVLGYEKHLPVD; translated from the coding sequence ATGCACCCCGACCAACAGCTCGTTCAGCTCCTCGCCGTCGTGGCGATCTTCCTGACCTTCGGCATCGGCGAGGTGCTCATCGGGAAGTTCTTCGCCCCGGAGGCCGGGCGAGAGGACAATCGCCTCGACGTGGCCGTGGGCATCATGTTCCCGATCGTGTCCGGGAGCGTCTTCGCGGCCGGTCGCGCGCTGTGCGCGTGGCTGTTCCCCGACCTGCGCGATGCGTGGGCGGACTGGCCACTCTGGGCCATGATCCTCACGCTGCTCGTGGCCGACGACTTCACCCAGTACTGGTGGCACCGGCTGTCGCACACCAGCGTGCTGTGGCCACTGCACCGCGCGCACCACAGTGCGTCGTACATGAGCGTGCGCGTGGTGTACCGGAACAACCTGTTCTACTACGCCATGATGCCCGGGCTCTGGCTGGGTGGGGCGCTGCTCTACCTGGGCTTCGGCTGGACGTTCGTGTGGTACAGCGTGGTCAAACTCTGCGTCATCATCGGCGCCCACTCGGCGGTGCGCTGGGATCAGTGGCTGTACCGGTACCGTGTGCTGCACCCGCTCGCGTGGGTGCTGGAGCGCACCATCTCCACGCCAGCCACGCATTACGCGCACCATGCCCTCACGCAGGACGACGGCATAGGCCTGTACCAGGGGAACTACGGCAACCTGCTCTTCCTCTGGGACATCCTGCTCGGTACGTCCCGCATCACCCGGCAGTATCCGCCGGCGTACGGCCTCAAGGACGACCGGCGGCACGGGCAGGAGCGGTGGTACCACCAGCTGTTCTATCCACTCTTGCGCTCGAAGCGGGCAGAGACGGTGCTGGGGTACGAGAAGCACCTGCCGGTGGATTGA
- the paaI gene encoding hydroxyphenylacetyl-CoA thioesterase PaaI: MTPQEVAEACRDAMWQGDHASQWLGMAVVAVGPGTATVTMTVRAEMVNGHGVAHGGLVATLADSAFAFACNAYNEVTVAAGFDVNLLAAARLGDVLTALAVEVHKGGRSGVYDVAVSNQRGERVAAFRGRSRTMKGTPLVPGVPMGPPPGAA; encoded by the coding sequence ATGACGCCGCAGGAGGTGGCCGAGGCGTGCCGTGACGCCATGTGGCAGGGGGACCACGCCTCGCAGTGGCTGGGGATGGCGGTGGTAGCGGTGGGACCCGGCACCGCCACCGTGACCATGACCGTGCGCGCGGAGATGGTGAACGGGCACGGGGTGGCGCATGGCGGGCTGGTGGCGACGCTGGCGGACAGCGCCTTCGCCTTTGCCTGCAACGCCTACAACGAGGTGACCGTCGCGGCGGGCTTCGACGTCAACCTGCTGGCGGCGGCGCGGCTGGGCGATGTGCTCACCGCCCTGGCGGTGGAGGTGCACAAGGGAGGACGCAGTGGTGTGTACGACGTGGCCGTGTCCAACCAGCGCGGGGAGCGGGTGGCAGCGTTTCGCGGGCGCTCGCGCACCATGAAGGGGACACCGCTGGTACCAGGCGTGCCCATGGGGCCGCCGCCGGGGGCGGCGTAA